In Gemmatimonadota bacterium, the following are encoded in one genomic region:
- a CDS encoding peptidylprolyl isomerase, which translates to MFQTNMGVIICKLFDQLAPATVDNFIGLAEGTRAFKDPKTGREVKRPYYDGTLFHRVISNFMIQGGDPTGTGQGGPGYQIKGEIRGSLRFDRPGRLAMANAGSPDTAGSQFFITHGPKSYLDGGYTIFGQVMKGQEVVNAIGRVQTRNDRPLFDIVLEKLTIERVQ; encoded by the coding sequence GTGTTTCAGACCAACATGGGCGTCATCATCTGCAAGCTCTTCGACCAGCTGGCGCCTGCCACCGTGGATAACTTTATCGGACTTGCTGAGGGCACCCGGGCCTTCAAGGACCCCAAAACCGGGCGGGAGGTAAAGCGTCCGTACTACGACGGGACCCTCTTTCACCGGGTCATTTCCAACTTCATGATCCAGGGCGGAGATCCCACTGGCACGGGCCAGGGCGGTCCGGGTTACCAGATCAAGGGCGAAATCCGGGGTTCGCTGCGCTTTGACCGTCCGGGCCGGCTGGCCATGGCCAACGCGGGATCGCCGGATACCGCGGGCAGCCAGTTCTTCATCACCCACGGCCCGAAGTCGTATCTGGACGGAGGCTATACCATCTTCGGCCAGGTTATGAAGGGCCAGGAAGTGGTGAACGCCATTGGCCGGGTGCAGACGCGGAACGATCGTCCCCTTTTCGATATCGTGCTGGAGAAACTGACCATAGAGCGGGTGCAATAA
- a CDS encoding peptidylprolyl isomerase has protein sequence MAAICMLFLAASCGESSEPPETSGEPANMLIIETTLGTMKCELYPDKTPMTVDIISSLAEGTREWVHPVTGETMSGTPYYDGVIFHRVIPNFMIQTGDPAGTGMGSPGFVFDDELREELRFDQPGRLAMAHRGPNTNGGQIFITVAPTPHLDMVHTIFGQVVEGQEVADAISEVPANQSRPIEEVSIVKVTVVRGEGE, from the coding sequence ATGGCTGCCATTTGCATGCTGTTCCTGGCCGCGTCCTGCGGCGAATCGTCCGAGCCACCCGAAACCAGCGGAGAACCCGCAAACATGTTGATCATCGAAACCACCCTGGGCACCATGAAATGCGAATTATACCCCGACAAGACACCCATGACCGTGGACATCATCTCGAGCCTGGCCGAAGGCACACGGGAGTGGGTCCACCCGGTAACCGGCGAAACCATGTCCGGTACGCCTTACTATGACGGCGTGATCTTTCACCGGGTCATTCCGAACTTCATGATCCAGACCGGTGATCCGGCCGGTACCGGCATGGGAAGCCCCGGATTCGTGTTCGATGACGAGTTGCGCGAGGAACTGCGTTTCGACCAGCCCGGCCGCCTGGCCATGGCGCATCGCGGCCCCAACACCAACGGCGGACAGATCTTCATCACGGTAGCGCCTACGCCCCATCTCGACATGGTCCATACCATCTTTGGCCAGGTCGTGGAGGGACAGGAAGTGGCCGACGCCATTTCGGAAGTGCCCGCGAACCAGTCACGGCCCATCGAAGAGGTCAGCATCGTCAAAGTGACCGTGGTCAGAGGGGAGGGCGAGTAA
- a CDS encoding radical SAM protein: MFGQSLAETLARERGTIYKNPGGKAVRIALVYPNTYYLGMSNLGFQTIYRHLNERDDVVCERAFLPEPSSLEALSRSRKPLVTLESGLPLGSCDIVAFSVSFENDYPNLVRILELARVPVRTESRTRFDPIVLIGGAITYINPEPLADFADVMVIGDGEEAAYAYIDRYIADQGLDREQHLARTMSLAGMYVPSFQSASPGDREGPSAVGAVTDAGCDAADAGCGTAAAGAEFDVQAAGAESDVQAAEAESAPVGRIAKQQVRDFEDYPAHSAVLTPDTEFGDMLLIEISRGCPRRCRFCAVSYVYPKFRALKPDTILDVIRSKNASLARDGKEGLKAVGLVSSAMCDYPHLDELCAGLDETGLRVGVSSVRVDLVPDSLLRLMLKTGLRTMTIAPEAGSERLRKAINKPISSEEILTGARRILEKGIKHLKVYYMVGLPTETDADIDELIEMTRRLALLQRECGEPGGRLRLSINPFVPKALTPFQWSPMASPKEVRRKLQRIQKALRGTAGVDVKHESLKSAYFEAILSRGGRELSGFVMETARMDGDWKRAAAELGMDTSRYLGDMADLQSLPWDFISTEKENHRLQWEYKKSHNLPYRKRQTTAHVTRPDTAARVG, encoded by the coding sequence ATGTTCGGACAATCCCTGGCGGAGACCCTCGCCCGCGAACGGGGGACCATATACAAGAATCCGGGCGGCAAGGCCGTTCGAATCGCCCTGGTGTATCCCAATACCTACTACCTGGGCATGTCGAACCTGGGGTTCCAGACCATCTACCGTCACCTCAACGAGCGGGACGACGTCGTCTGCGAACGGGCCTTTCTCCCGGAGCCTTCCAGCCTGGAAGCCCTGTCCAGGTCCCGCAAGCCGCTGGTTACGCTCGAATCCGGGCTGCCGCTTGGTTCGTGCGACATCGTGGCTTTCTCCGTGTCCTTCGAGAACGACTATCCCAACCTCGTCCGCATACTGGAACTCGCCCGAGTGCCGGTGCGCACGGAAAGCCGGACACGCTTCGATCCGATCGTGCTGATCGGAGGCGCGATTACCTACATCAACCCGGAGCCCCTGGCGGATTTCGCCGACGTGATGGTCATCGGCGACGGCGAAGAGGCGGCTTACGCCTACATAGACCGCTACATTGCGGACCAGGGACTGGACCGTGAACAGCATCTCGCCCGTACCATGTCGCTGGCAGGCATGTATGTGCCTTCTTTCCAGTCCGCATCCCCGGGTGACCGGGAGGGGCCGTCGGCCGTCGGGGCGGTCACGGATGCCGGTTGCGATGCCGCGGACGCTGGATGCGGTACCGCCGCAGCCGGCGCGGAATTCGATGTCCAGGCAGCCGGCGCGGAAAGCGATGTCCAGGCAGCCGAGGCGGAAAGCGCCCCCGTCGGACGTATCGCCAAGCAGCAGGTGCGCGATTTCGAGGATTACCCCGCCCATTCCGCCGTACTCACGCCCGACACCGAGTTCGGCGACATGCTGCTCATCGAGATCTCACGGGGGTGTCCCCGCCGGTGCCGCTTCTGCGCCGTGAGTTACGTCTATCCGAAGTTCCGCGCCCTGAAGCCGGATACCATACTCGACGTCATCCGGTCGAAGAACGCGTCCCTTGCGCGCGACGGCAAGGAGGGGCTGAAGGCCGTGGGCCTGGTCAGCTCGGCCATGTGCGACTATCCCCACCTCGACGAACTCTGTGCGGGCCTGGATGAAACCGGGCTCCGCGTAGGCGTTTCGTCGGTCCGGGTCGACCTGGTCCCGGACAGCCTGCTGAGACTGATGCTGAAGACCGGGCTGCGTACCATGACCATCGCGCCGGAGGCCGGGTCGGAAAGGTTGCGCAAGGCGATCAACAAGCCCATATCCTCGGAGGAAATCCTGACCGGCGCCCGGAGGATACTCGAGAAGGGCATCAAGCACCTCAAGGTGTACTACATGGTCGGCTTGCCGACGGAGACCGACGCGGACATCGATGAACTCATCGAGATGACGCGCCGGCTTGCCCTGCTTCAGCGGGAGTGCGGGGAACCGGGCGGACGGCTGCGGTTAAGCATCAATCCCTTCGTGCCGAAGGCGTTGACGCCATTCCAGTGGAGTCCCATGGCGTCTCCGAAGGAAGTAAGGCGCAAGTTGCAGCGCATACAGAAGGCCCTGCGCGGCACGGCGGGCGTGGACGTCAAGCACGAGAGCCTGAAGTCCGCCTACTTCGAGGCTATTCTGTCCCGCGGCGGCCGGGAACTGAGTGGATTCGTGATGGAAACCGCGCGGATGGACGGCGACTGGAAACGCGCCGCGGCGGAACTGGGGATGGATACCTCTCGCTATCTTGGGGACATGGCGGACCTGCAGTCGCTTCCCTGGGATTTCATATCGACAGAGAAGGAAAACCACAGGCTCCAGTGGGAGTATAAAAAGAGCCACAACCTGCCCTATCGAAAAAGGCAGACCACGGCGCACGTCACCCGGCCGGACACGGCGGCGCGCGTCGGATAG
- a CDS encoding DUF4835 family protein, whose translation MDAMTHRKTRKLTWIPAGVLALCLLAIPPQDARGQQVRADVLAHLEALPVLHREQMADFGLTLADYIEEWDWLEEDLPEPVHVGIEAILAFMGSAVKTQYGSRLTVYSGTDLKYLDRWWFFEYEREDLLQHDDQQFNALTWLIDYYVHIMIGHALDKYTDFGGQSHFQRANAIALDGRFSRDFQRGWDERLDLIDGILAEDYKPYRLVRNRYYRGLAAQKDNKLVEARTLCREAVDLMAEIHEKNPRDKWLSEFLNAHYLQLADVFSAESPTEVPDAESSREAYDMLIKIDPEHRPTYEEHAERVGR comes from the coding sequence ATGGATGCGATGACGCACCGGAAGACCCGGAAACTAACGTGGATACCGGCCGGCGTACTGGCGCTCTGCCTGCTGGCGATTCCGCCGCAGGACGCACGCGGGCAACAGGTAAGAGCCGACGTCTTGGCGCACCTGGAAGCCTTGCCGGTCCTGCACCGCGAGCAGATGGCGGACTTCGGCCTTACGCTCGCCGACTACATCGAAGAATGGGACTGGCTGGAAGAGGACCTGCCCGAGCCGGTACACGTGGGCATCGAAGCCATTCTGGCCTTTATGGGCAGCGCGGTAAAGACTCAGTACGGCTCGCGCCTGACCGTGTACAGCGGAACGGACCTGAAATACCTGGACCGGTGGTGGTTTTTCGAGTACGAGCGGGAAGACCTGCTGCAACACGACGACCAGCAGTTCAATGCCCTGACGTGGCTGATCGATTACTACGTGCACATCATGATCGGGCACGCACTGGACAAGTACACGGATTTCGGCGGCCAGAGCCATTTCCAGCGCGCCAATGCCATTGCGCTGGACGGCCGGTTCAGCCGCGATTTCCAGCGGGGGTGGGACGAACGGCTGGACCTGATCGACGGGATCCTGGCCGAAGACTACAAGCCCTACCGCCTGGTCCGGAACCGGTATTACCGGGGGCTGGCGGCGCAAAAGGATAACAAGTTGGTGGAGGCCCGCACCCTCTGCCGCGAGGCCGTGGATCTAATGGCGGAAATTCACGAAAAGAACCCGAGAGACAAGTGGCTGAGTGAGTTCCTGAATGCCCACTACCTGCAGCTGGCGGATGTATTCAGCGCGGAATCACCCACCGAAGTGCCCGATGCGGAGTCTTCCAGGGAAGCCTACGACATGCTCATCAAGATCGATCCCGAGCACAGGCCGACCTATGAAGAGCATGCGGAGCGGGTGGGACGTTGA
- a CDS encoding carbohydrate ABC transporter permease, with product MHPMRRLVQLTGLCAFFVFAVFPVYWMVATSLTPAEDLFIWPLRYFPAAPTLEHYAEVFLRTDIPRFFTNSLTVASLASACTLTVSVLGGYALARYRFRGRQATLLVFLATQMMPVVVLIVPLFIIFRVLGLLDTLYSLMIVYTVLNIPFCTLMMQGFFAGVPSELEEAAMVDGCNRMGAILRVAVPLARPGLIATFLFAFIGAWNELLFAVMFLNTESTFTLPVGLYNFISKYDVHWGRMMAGATLALLPALAVFAFVQRYMVRGLALGAVKG from the coding sequence ATGCATCCAATGCGCCGGCTGGTTCAGCTCACCGGACTGTGTGCGTTCTTCGTTTTCGCCGTTTTTCCCGTGTACTGGATGGTGGCTACTTCCCTTACGCCTGCGGAGGACCTTTTCATATGGCCCCTGCGGTATTTCCCGGCGGCGCCTACGCTGGAACACTACGCCGAGGTCTTCCTGCGCACCGACATCCCCCGGTTCTTCACCAACAGCCTCACGGTCGCCAGCCTGGCCTCGGCCTGCACGCTCACCGTGTCCGTGCTCGGAGGCTATGCCCTGGCGCGCTATCGGTTCCGTGGGCGCCAGGCCACCCTCCTGGTCTTCCTGGCGACCCAGATGATGCCCGTGGTGGTGCTCATCGTCCCGCTCTTCATCATCTTCCGGGTACTCGGGCTGCTCGATACGCTCTACAGCCTGATGATCGTGTATACCGTGCTGAACATCCCCTTCTGCACGCTCATGATGCAGGGCTTCTTCGCGGGCGTCCCGTCGGAACTCGAAGAGGCCGCCATGGTGGACGGGTGCAACCGGATGGGGGCCATCCTGCGCGTGGCCGTGCCGCTGGCCCGACCCGGGCTGATCGCCACCTTTCTGTTCGCCTTCATCGGTGCCTGGAATGAACTGCTCTTCGCCGTGATGTTCCTGAACACGGAATCCACCTTCACCCTGCCCGTGGGCCTGTACAACTTCATCAGCAAGTACGACGTCCACTGGGGGCGCATGATGGCCGGCGCCACGCTGGCGCTGCTTCCCGCGCTGGCCGTGTTCGCCTTCGTTCAGCGGTACATGGTCAGGGGATTGGCTTTGGGAGCGGTGAAGGGCTGA
- a CDS encoding sugar ABC transporter permease, with protein MKKADPYLLLAPAYLLIAGFLFYPMATVFLLSLQEYQLMDPLNTPFVGLDQYAFMLGDEYFWRSLWNSVVWVVVSLCFQFLLGFCLALLLNSARFRGRGIFQAIVFAPWAVSGFLIAIIWAWLLNGEFGLVNDLLIRTGLLDQKVGFLSREETALFSCVLANIWFGVTFFAVMLFAALQAIPPSLYEAADMDGATAWQSFWRVTAPMVKPAIVITILLRAIWIFNWADLIWVMTGGGPAGASRTLALYVFQKAFLGLDFGYSAALGVTLTVVSLAFTAVFLRVTRFYGDEAAI; from the coding sequence ATGAAAAAGGCCGATCCCTACCTGCTCCTGGCGCCGGCCTACCTGCTTATCGCCGGATTCCTTTTCTACCCCATGGCCACGGTGTTCCTGCTGTCGCTTCAGGAATACCAACTCATGGATCCCCTCAATACGCCCTTCGTCGGACTGGACCAGTACGCCTTCATGCTTGGGGACGAGTACTTCTGGCGGAGCCTGTGGAACTCGGTGGTCTGGGTGGTCGTATCGCTGTGCTTCCAGTTCCTGCTCGGTTTCTGCCTGGCACTGCTGCTCAACAGCGCGCGGTTCAGGGGCCGCGGGATCTTCCAGGCTATCGTCTTCGCGCCTTGGGCCGTTTCGGGCTTTTTGATCGCCATCATCTGGGCCTGGCTCCTGAACGGGGAATTCGGGCTGGTCAACGACCTGCTCATCCGGACCGGCCTGCTGGATCAGAAGGTCGGGTTCCTGTCCCGGGAGGAGACGGCACTCTTCTCCTGCGTGCTCGCCAATATCTGGTTCGGGGTCACCTTCTTCGCCGTCATGCTCTTCGCCGCCCTGCAGGCCATCCCGCCGAGTCTGTACGAAGCGGCCGACATGGACGGCGCTACGGCCTGGCAATCCTTCTGGCGCGTCACCGCGCCCATGGTGAAGCCGGCCATCGTCATCACCATTCTGCTCCGGGCGATCTGGATCTTCAACTGGGCGGACCTGATCTGGGTCATGACCGGGGGCGGGCCGGCCGGAGCTTCCCGCACCCTGGCGCTCTACGTGTTTCAGAAGGCCTTCCTGGGCCTGGATTTCGGGTATTCGGCCGCCCTGGGCGTGACATTGACCGTGGTCTCCCTGGCCTTCACCGCCGTATTCCTCCGCGTCACCCGGTTCTACGGCGACGAGGCCGCCATTTGA
- a CDS encoding sugar ABC transporter substrate-binding protein: MPHHARSLRKPRRLTRRDILRVGGTAFAGAAVLGCGGVDDRRTISVFSPMGEVKNQALARQVDRFMALRDDLRVEVMPVPWDQGHAKLLTMIAGGNPPDVITATGQWMAEFRAMGAIEDLTSWYASWPHRDAFTRTALLRCESSTAIEDGRVYGLPLELTTRAMFYRRRWLDEQGLEPAASRSGWRTLLERITDRDRGRYGYALRGARGGFWTWWPILEEFSGTNEWFDEDQRCIINSPEHVEGLTYWNDLYRDGLAPADAVNWGYNELVQGFWSGICGCIEQDPEVVRTCLDYGMDESTLVTALMPAGPRAHVASNDIWILSISKEAKNLDSALAFYAWMMAPEQLIAYSKDASVLPTVKQGMDDPYFGQGFLRPFMDMATDTRLLQNWYPSYLPEMGEFIEVLVTEEQQKMLLGRQSPRETLDRLADFLGRAQQRYVERHGPETPRPPGTTQPLGTRQPLAP; encoded by the coding sequence ATGCCTCACCACGCCAGATCCCTCAGGAAACCCCGTAGACTTACCCGCCGCGACATACTGCGGGTCGGCGGCACCGCCTTCGCGGGCGCGGCCGTGCTGGGCTGCGGAGGCGTGGACGACCGCCGGACCATCTCGGTCTTCAGCCCGATGGGCGAGGTGAAGAACCAGGCTTTGGCCCGCCAGGTCGACCGCTTCATGGCCTTGCGGGACGACCTGCGCGTGGAAGTGATGCCCGTGCCTTGGGACCAGGGCCACGCCAAGCTGCTCACCATGATCGCCGGCGGCAACCCGCCCGACGTGATCACGGCCACGGGCCAGTGGATGGCCGAGTTCCGGGCCATGGGCGCCATCGAGGACCTGACGTCCTGGTACGCGTCGTGGCCCCACCGCGACGCCTTCACGCGGACGGCACTGCTCCGGTGCGAGAGCAGCACGGCCATCGAGGACGGCCGGGTCTACGGCCTGCCCCTGGAGCTGACGACACGGGCCATGTTCTACCGCAGACGGTGGCTGGACGAGCAGGGACTGGAACCCGCGGCTTCCCGGTCCGGCTGGCGCACGCTGCTGGAGCGGATCACCGACCGGGACCGCGGCCGTTACGGCTACGCCCTGCGCGGCGCCCGCGGGGGCTTCTGGACCTGGTGGCCCATTCTGGAGGAGTTCTCCGGCACGAACGAATGGTTCGACGAGGACCAGCGTTGCATCATCAACAGCCCGGAACACGTGGAAGGACTGACCTACTGGAACGATCTCTACCGGGACGGGCTGGCGCCGGCGGACGCGGTGAACTGGGGATACAACGAACTGGTGCAGGGGTTCTGGTCCGGGATCTGCGGGTGCATCGAGCAGGACCCGGAAGTGGTGCGCACCTGCCTGGATTACGGCATGGACGAATCGACCCTGGTCACGGCGCTCATGCCCGCCGGGCCCCGGGCCCACGTGGCTTCCAACGACATCTGGATCCTCTCCATATCCAAAGAGGCGAAGAACCTCGACAGCGCCCTGGCGTTCTACGCGTGGATGATGGCGCCGGAGCAGCTCATCGCCTACAGCAAGGACGCGAGCGTGCTGCCGACGGTAAAGCAGGGTATGGACGACCCCTACTTCGGCCAGGGGTTCCTGCGACCGTTCATGGACATGGCCACCGATACGAGGCTCCTGCAGAACTGGTATCCGAGCTATCTGCCCGAAATGGGTGAATTCATCGAGGTGCTGGTCACCGAGGAACAGCAGAAAATGCTCCTCGGCCGGCAGTCGCCGCGGGAAACGCTCGACCGGCTGGCCGACTTCCTGGGCCGGGCTCAGCAGCGTTACGTGGAACGCCACGGTCCCGAGACGCCGCGGCCGCCCGGAACCACCCAGCCCCTCGGCACCCGGCAACCCCTCGCGCCATGA
- a CDS encoding sugar ABC transporter substrate-binding protein: MTASAKPRKLSRREVLKIGGGALLGGGVLLGAAVTGCGGGGDDRPGRTARAGQAGQADRTTVRFMTAQTREKHRSLEPLIAEFMDIHPGIRIEHIKVPWDQAHSKYLTAILGGAPPDVMTIPSWWVTEFRAMGALEDLGPWVRDWPHLQGYSEQVKRLTRSTMAFDGDQVFGLPTEVAVRSMFYRTEWLDEHGLAPAQTREEWRVLLEKITDPSRQRYGYALRGARGGFWSWWAIAQEFAGTNTWFDEDHRCVINSPDHVAGLSYWNDLYQDGLAPPDSLNWGFNELVQGFWSGLCGTMEQDPEVVRTCLEHGLDENSLAITVMPAGPRARVALSDGGYTSMSSASPRKDEAWTFLGWLMAPEQRLRYCRDVNMIPPFADAMEDPAFGQGLYRSFVEMVTDPAILQNWYPNYLPEMGEFLEVRVTEEHQKMLLRRQSPRETLDRLADFMTRAQRKYVDRYGPDTPRPPA; encoded by the coding sequence ATGACCGCATCTGCCAAACCCCGGAAACTTTCGCGCCGCGAAGTCCTTAAAATCGGCGGCGGCGCCCTACTCGGCGGCGGCGTCCTGCTTGGCGCGGCCGTGACCGGTTGCGGTGGGGGCGGTGACGACCGCCCGGGCCGGACCGCCCGGGCCGGCCAGGCGGGCCAGGCTGACCGGACGACCGTGCGCTTCATGACGGCCCAGACGCGGGAGAAGCACCGGTCTCTGGAACCGCTCATCGCGGAGTTCATGGACATCCATCCCGGCATCCGGATCGAGCATATCAAGGTGCCCTGGGACCAGGCCCACTCGAAGTATCTCACCGCCATCCTGGGCGGCGCGCCACCCGACGTCATGACCATTCCCAGCTGGTGGGTGACCGAGTTCCGGGCCATGGGCGCCCTCGAGGACCTGGGACCCTGGGTGCGGGACTGGCCCCATCTCCAGGGCTATTCGGAACAGGTGAAAAGGCTGACCCGGTCGACCATGGCCTTCGACGGGGACCAGGTATTCGGCCTGCCCACGGAGGTGGCCGTCCGGTCCATGTTCTACCGCACCGAGTGGCTCGACGAACACGGCCTGGCGCCGGCCCAGACGCGCGAGGAGTGGCGCGTACTGCTTGAAAAGATCACGGATCCCTCCCGCCAGCGTTACGGTTACGCGCTCCGGGGGGCCCGGGGCGGTTTCTGGTCGTGGTGGGCGATCGCCCAGGAATTCGCCGGGACGAACACCTGGTTCGACGAAGACCACCGGTGCGTCATCAACAGTCCGGACCACGTGGCGGGCCTGTCCTACTGGAACGATCTCTACCAGGACGGCCTCGCCCCGCCCGACTCGCTGAACTGGGGTTTCAACGAACTGGTCCAGGGATTCTGGTCGGGGCTTTGCGGCACGATGGAGCAGGACCCCGAGGTCGTCCGGACCTGCCTGGAGCACGGCCTGGATGAAAACAGCCTTGCCATCACGGTCATGCCCGCCGGCCCCCGGGCCCGCGTGGCCCTGTCCGACGGGGGGTATACGTCCATGTCGTCGGCCTCCCCGCGCAAGGATGAAGCCTGGACGTTTCTCGGCTGGTTGATGGCGCCCGAACAGCGGCTCAGGTACTGCAGGGACGTCAACATGATCCCGCCCTTCGCCGATGCGATGGAGGACCCGGCCTTCGGACAGGGTCTCTACCGGTCTTTCGTGGAAATGGTCACGGACCCGGCCATCCTGCAGAACTGGTATCCCAACTACCTGCCGGAGATGGGAGAGTTTCTGGAGGTGCGGGTGACCGAGGAGCACCAGAAGATGCTGCTGCGGCGGCAATCTCCCCGGGAGACGCTCGACCGGCTGGCCGACTTTATGACCCGGGCGCAGAGGAAGTACGTGGACCGATACGGTCCGGATACGCCGAGACCACCGGCATAG
- a CDS encoding alpha-N-arabinofuranosidase: MRQTTLYAHTKFQIAPVDPRIFGGFLEHIGRAVYEGVYDPDCSHADEDGFRTDVMDAMKRQSMTVMRYPGGNFASGYHWMDGVGPQKLRPTVRELAWQSIEPNAFGTDEFIRLCRKMDWQPMLTVNLGTGSPEEARNWVEYCNCPAGTNFADIRVGNGEEMPYDVGLWCLGNEMDGHWQLGHVPAEQYAIRAQQAAKMMKDADRRIELVACGSCSVDMFDTYMDWDRQVLDYLGDYADYISLHRYVGNPKDDTPDYLAVTNSIDRQIEEMDAVCRFVQARRRSDKRTYLCFDEWNVWYKNRETDGEGKFAPHLVEEVYNLEDALVVSGFLNSFVRHADSVRIANIAQIVNVIAPLITRGDDLLVQSIYHPFTMYAGRQDGTSLRTFVDGAGYMSESYGRVNYIDAAMIQNDRKLHVFVTNRSTDTDVPLRIVLEDRPIESLVGAEILTGGQDPKAANSFEQPDLVGKRPYREIKIAGGRCQCFLPPLSFAAMTFELEKW, from the coding sequence ATGCGACAGACGACACTGTACGCACACACTAAATTCCAGATCGCACCGGTTGATCCGAGGATCTTCGGAGGATTCCTGGAGCATATCGGCAGGGCCGTCTACGAGGGCGTGTACGACCCGGATTGCAGCCACGCGGACGAGGACGGGTTCCGCACGGACGTTATGGATGCGATGAAACGTCAGTCCATGACCGTCATGCGGTATCCCGGCGGCAACTTCGCGTCCGGTTACCACTGGATGGACGGCGTGGGTCCGCAGAAGCTGCGTCCCACCGTGCGCGAACTCGCCTGGCAGAGCATCGAGCCGAACGCGTTCGGCACCGATGAGTTCATCCGGCTGTGCCGCAAAATGGACTGGCAGCCCATGCTCACGGTCAACCTCGGTACCGGCTCGCCCGAGGAAGCCCGCAACTGGGTCGAGTACTGCAACTGCCCCGCGGGCACGAACTTCGCCGACATCCGGGTGGGCAACGGGGAGGAGATGCCCTACGACGTCGGCCTGTGGTGCCTGGGTAACGAGATGGACGGACACTGGCAACTCGGCCACGTGCCGGCGGAACAATACGCGATTCGGGCCCAGCAGGCCGCGAAGATGATGAAGGACGCGGACCGGCGGATCGAACTGGTCGCCTGCGGCTCCTGCTCCGTGGACATGTTCGACACCTACATGGATTGGGACCGGCAGGTCCTCGACTACCTGGGCGACTACGCCGACTACATCAGCCTGCATCGCTACGTGGGCAACCCGAAGGACGATACGCCGGACTACTTGGCCGTCACGAACTCCATCGACCGGCAGATCGAGGAGATGGATGCGGTATGCCGCTTCGTCCAGGCCAGGCGCCGGAGCGACAAGCGCACGTACCTTTGCTTCGACGAATGGAATGTCTGGTACAAGAACCGCGAAACGGATGGAGAGGGCAAATTCGCGCCGCACCTGGTGGAGGAGGTGTACAACCTCGAAGACGCCCTCGTCGTGTCCGGATTCCTGAACAGCTTCGTGCGCCACGCCGACTCGGTCCGCATCGCGAACATCGCCCAGATCGTCAACGTCATCGCGCCGTTGATCACCCGGGGAGACGACCTGCTCGTACAGTCCATCTACCACCCCTTCACGATGTACGCGGGTCGGCAGGACGGCACGTCGCTCAGGACCTTTGTAGACGGCGCGGGATACATGAGCGAAAGCTATGGGCGGGTAAACTACATCGACGCCGCCATGATCCAGAACGACCGCAAACTGCATGTCTTCGTCACGAACCGCAGCACGGACACCGACGTGCCGCTGCGCATCGTGCTCGAAGACCGGCCGATCGAGTCGCTGGTCGGCGCCGAGATACTCACCGGAGGACAGGACCCGAAGGCGGCAAATTCATTCGAACAGCCCGACCTGGTCGGCAAGCGGCCCTACCGGGAGATCAAGATCGCCGGGGGCAGGTGCCAGTGTTTTCTTCCCCCGCTGTCCTTCGCGGCGATGACCTTCGAACTCGAGAAATGGTAG